TCTGCCATGGGAACGCCGGCCTGCCCCCCGTCACTGGGAGTAACGGACCGGCGTGGCAAATCGTTCGCCTGCGACGCTACCGCGTGCGATGAGCTGCTGTCTCCTGGTCCGGAGAAGGCCACCCCATCCCGCGGCTGTCACTAATAGTAAACCCTGATTACGCTCCGTGGCTAGGGCTTCTCTCGTCCCAATTCCCGTGCGGTCACTCCGGGTTGCCATTATGGCAGGGTCCACCGACAACCGCCGACCGGCTTCCCTCGTCCGGGCGACACCCGCGTTCAGCCGGTGACGACCGCCGCGACCGCCGAGCCCCGTGGGAAGGCCCCCTCTGCGGCGAGGGCGACGACGGCGTAGAGCATCTTGGCGACGTACACCGGTTCGGGGACGAGGTCGTGGCGGGCGGCGAAGTCGGCGGCGAAGGCGTCGAGTTCGGGGGTACGGCGGGCGAAGCCGCCGAAGTGGAAGCCGTCCGCGAGGTGCCAGTCGCCGCGCCGTCCGCCGAAGGCCGCGGTCTGCAGCCGCTCGACGTCGGCGCCGAGGAAGCCGCCCTTGAGGACGGGTATGCCTATCGCCCGTACGCCCGCGGGCAGCCCGGCGGCCAGTCCCGCGAGCGTGCCGCCCGTGCCGCAGGCGACGACGGCGGTCTGCGCCGCGCCGGCCAGTTCGCGGCCGAGGGCGGTGCAGCCGCGTACCGCCGCGGCATTGCTGCCGCCCTCCGGGATGAGCTGGAAGTCACCGAAGTCCGCGCGCAGCTCGGCGTGGTAGGCGGGGTCCGCACGCCGCCGGTACGTAGCGCGCGGCACGAAGTGCAGCCGCATGCCGTCCGCCGCTGCCCGCGCGAGGGAGCCGTTGAGCGGGCGGTCCGCCAGCTCGGCGCCGCGGACCACGCCGACGGTGCGGATGCCCAGCAGCCGGCCCGCGGCGGCGGTGGCCCGCAGGTGGTTGGAGTACGCCCCGCCGAACGTCAGCAGCGGGCGGCCGTCCCCGGCGGGGGAGCCGGCCGCGCGCCCCTCCAGGTTCGGCGCCAGCTTGCGCCACTTGTTGCCCGGCAGCGCCGGGTGGATCAGGTCGTCCCGCTTGAGCAGCAGCCGGACGCCGCGGGCGGCGAGGCGGTCGTCGGCGATCTCCTCCAGCGGCGAGGGCAGCCGGGGCCCGAGCGCGGCGAGCCGCCCGCCGGAGGGTGGGCCGGCGGGCGGCTGGTCGTCGGGCGGCTGGTCGTCGGGCGGCGGTGCCGCGGGCCCGGCGGGCTCTGGCGCGTACACGGGACGCTGTTCGGTGGCCGGTCGGGGCCCGTGCCGGGCCTTCGGCCCGGAGCGCCGCGGACTCGGCCGCGGGGCCCGTCCCGGCTCAGCCGCGGGTGAGGAAACCGTCGCCGTGCTGGGCGATGTGGGCGTGGACGGCCTGGAGGGCGTCCTGCACCTCCTGCGGCGAACCGCTGCCCCGCTGCTCGTTGAAGTAGGCCGCACCGAGGCGGCGCAGGAGAGCCTGGCCCTCGCGCTGCGCCTGCACCTCCCCGACCTTCTCCTTGCCCTGGTTCAGCGCGGTCTCCGCCTTCTCCTTCGCGCGGTCGAGAAAGCCTGCCATGTCTGTCTCCTGACGTATTGCCGGACGTTTGGGGTGGATTCTTGCGCTGTTACCGCTATGGGCCCAAGTATCCCGCGCGTTTCTTGATGGATCAACGGCTGCCGGGGCCCGTCGGTTCCTGGGCGGCTTCCCCGGCGACCAGGTGCGCAAGCATCAGCAGTGCGGGAACCGCGGGGTGGCGCGGGGGTCCGGCCGGCGGGACGCAGGCAACCGAGTGAGAGCGGTGCGACGGCGCGGTGGCCGTGGTGGTGACGCCGACGGCGCGTCCCGCGGCGATGCGGGGAAGGTGCGTGGGTGCCGCAGCTCCCCGGCCGTGCTTCGGCGGCATCAGCGCAGCCGGTTATGCATTTCACGTGGGAAGCGCGTGCTCGTAGCGTGGGAGCGTGCCCTCCCAGAGTCCCGGCCCCGCCGCCTCCGCTCCTGCTTCCGCCGCTGCCGCTTCCGCCGCCCCGGTTTCCGCTCCTTCCGTTTCCGCGGGCCCCGTGCCCGCCGGGACGGCTGCCGCGGGGGTACGCGCCGGGCGGCTGGGCGGCGTCGCGCTGGTGGTGACCGGTGCGCTGTCCACGCAGTTCGGTGCCGCGGTCGCCGCACTGCTGTTCCCGCGGGCGGGCGCGCTGGGCGTGGTGACGCTGCGGCTGACGCTCGCCGCGGCCCTGCTGATGCTGATCTTCCGGCCCCGGGTGCGAGGCCACTCGCGGGGCGACTGGGCGGTGCTGTGCGGCTTCGGCGTCGCGCTGGGCGGCATGAACGTGGCCATCTACCAGGCCATCGACCGGATCCCGCTGGGCGCCGCGGTCACCCTGGAGGTGCTCGGGCCGCTGACGCTGTCCGTGCTCGCCGGCCGGCGGATGGCGAGCCTGCTGTGGGCGGCGCTGGCGCTGGGCGGGGTGGTGCTGCTCAGCGGCGGCGGGTTCGGCGGCCTGGACCCGGTGGGCGTCGCGTTCGCGCTCGGTGCGGGCTGCCTGTGGGCGACGTACATCGTGATGAGCGCGCGGGCCGGGGCGCGCTTCCCGCGGGCGGACGGGCTGGCGATGGCGATGTCGGTGGGCGCGGTGATCAGCCTGCCGGTCGGGGTGGCGAGCGCGGGCGGCCGGCTGGTGGACCCGGCGACGCTGGGGCTGGGCCTCGCGGTGGCGGTGATGTCGTCGGGGCTGCCGTACGCGCTGGACCAGTTCGCCCTGCGCCGGCTGCCCGCCGCGACGTTCGCGCTGATGATGAGCCTGGCGCCGGCGATCGCGGCGCTCGCCGGGTACCTGGTGCTGGACCAGGGGCTCACGGCGGTGCAGTGCGCGGCGATCGGCATGGTGATCGCGGCGAGCATCGGCGCGGTACGGACCCCGCCGCGGCCCGCGGCGCGGCCGGAGGGCGGCTAGATCCTGTCTGGCAGATCCCGCCTGCGTCTGGGGGTACCGCCCACGTGCGCGCAGCGCGCTGTGGGGGAGCCCGCCCAGAGGGCGGACGGCGCTATGTGCCAGACAGGACCGAGCGGCTCGGCACGTGTCTCGCCCCCCGGGCACGGCGGGCGGCCGGGCCGCCGCGGATCAGGGGTGGCATGCTCGTACACCTGCACGACGAAAGGCAACGCGCATGACCTCGCCCGGCACCGTCCTCGACGCCCGCGCGCTGGGCCGCGCCCTCCTGCACCGGCAGTGGCTCGTCGAGCGGCACCAGGCGCCGCCGCTGGACGCCGTCGAGCACCTCGTGGCGCTCCAGGCGCAGTCCGGCGACGCCCCGTACTACCAGCTCTGGAGCCGGCTCGCGGGCTTCACCACCGGCGACCTGTCGGCGCTGCTCACCGGCCGGCAGGCGGTACGGGTGGTCATGATGCGCGGCACGATCCACCTCGTCAGCGCCCGCGACGCGCTGCGGCTGCGGGCCGTCGTGCAGCCGTACCTCGACAGGACGCTGCCCGCCACCACCGCGGGCCGCAAGGTCCCCGGCCTCGACCCGGCCGAACTGGCCGACGCGGCCCGCACGGCGCTCGCCGCCGGGCCGCTGCACAACGACGAGCTGGGCGCCAGGCTCGCCGCCCGCTGGCCGGACGCCGAGCCGAACGACCTGGCGTACCTCGCCCGTTCGCTCCTGCCGCTGGTGCAGGTGCCGCCGCGCGGGGTCTGGGGCGCGAGCGGCGGGCTCGTGTACGCGCACGCCGACCAGTGGCTCGGTGCCCCCTCCGCCACCGACCCCGCAGCCGACGAGACGGTGCTGCGCTACCTCGCCGCCTACGGGCCGGCGTCGGTCGCCGACGTGCAGAAGTGGCTGTCGCTGACCCGGCTCAAGCCGGTCTTCGACCGGCTGCGCCCGCGGCTGGTGACGTACCGGGACACGGCGGGGCGTGAACTGTTCGACCTCGCCGGCACCGAACTGCCCGACCCCGCCTCCCCGGTGCCGCCGCTGCTCCTCGGCCCCTTCGACAACGTGCTCCTCGCACACGCGGACCGCACGCGGATCATCGACAAGGCCGACGAGCGCCGGGTGTTCACGGTGAACGGCATCGTCCGCGGCACCATGCTGCTCGACGGCCGCGTCGCGGGCGTCTGGCAGCCGGAGCTGAAGCGGACCTCGGCCGCCGTCGAACTCCGCCCGTTCACGGCCCTGTCCGGCGCCGACAAGGACCAGCTGGCGGCGGCGGCCGCGGACCTGCTGGCCTTCGCCGCCCCGGAGGCGGAGAAGACGGAGGTCAGGTTCGCGGCCCCCGCCTAGCCCGTCCCGCCTCAGGCGGTCATGAACTCCTCGCGGACGATCCCGCCCGCCGTCGCGCACCACGTGGCCACGTCCATCGCGCCCGTCGCGGGCAGCCCGTGCAGCTCCTGCATCTCGGCCACCGCCTTCGTCGTGGGACCGTTGTACTTGCCCGTGGCCTTCGCCAGATGCAGCTTGCGCACCAGCATCTGCTGCACTGCGAGCACCGCCTCCCCGCTGTGGCCCGTGCTCACCGGCACCGTCAGGGCCTCCCACGTGGCGTTGTCCAGCGTGCCGTCGTCCGCGGTCGGCAGCCCCATCGTGCGCTGGAAGGTGTGCACCGCCTCCAGCGTCGCCGGCCCGTACACGCCGTCCGCCTTCAGCTCGTACCCGTACGCGCGCAGCAGCCGCTGCGCCATCTCGACCGTGCCGCCCTTGCTGGACGTGTACGTGTCGGGCCAGGTGCGCTCCGGGATCTCGTCCGGGCCCTGGCCGAGCACCTGCGCCACCTGCCGGCGCAGCGCCGGGAACTCGCGGTAGAAGAGCGCGCCCGGGCACTGCGTGTCGTTGAAGTCCCAGTGGCCGAAGATGCGGTCCGCGCCGAAGCCGTACTGCGTGCCGATCGTCACGCACAGCCGCTGCAGCGAGAACACCAGCGCGGGCGTCGGGGTGTCGTTGACGTAGTGGCCGTCGTTCTCGATGCCTATGGCGCGCCTGTTCTCGCCGACCGCGTGCGCGCTGACGACCTGGTGGCCGCCGTCGGCCAGCGCCTCCAGGCTGCCGTGGCGGCCCTCCAGGACGTAGCCGCCGCGGCTGATCGTGAAGTGCTGGCCGCTGTCGATCCAGCCGTTGTCGTCCATGTGCAGATCCTGGATCTTGCGCGCCATGAAGACCGCGGCCTCGTACGAGTAGTCCGTGGTGTTCGGGAAGGCGGTGTGGTGGACGACGATCTTCGTGGTGGTGCCGGACGAGACGGAGACGGTGCCGCTGGGCGGCCGGGCGCCCCAGTCCCCCGTGCCGATCACGTACGACGGGTCGTCAGCCGTCCGGCGCAGCGAGGTGCCGCCGTCGGCCGCGGCGCTGCCGCCGAGCAGCAGCGCGCCGCCCCCGCCGGCGACGAGCACGGCGCCCGCGCCGGCCTTGAGCGCGGTTCGCCGGGAGACATACACGGGCCCAGGTCGCATGGCGGTCCTCTCACGGTGCGGGTTGCGGGGGGTCGGCACGCTGCTCCGTGTACGTATGTGGAACGGACATCCTGTTTATCCGACCGCGTCTGCCAATGTCCAGACCACCAAGGTCAGTTGCGCCCGGAACCGGTCCCGCCGCCCGGCCGCCCCGCCGCCCCGCCCGCTCAGCCGCCCGGCTGCCAGGGCGGCGTCTGCCCCCACTCCCACTTCGGCATCGGGCCCGCCGTGGGCGGCGGGTCGTCGGCGGAGTAGACGAGCGCCATCCGCGTGCCCCACTCGATGTAGTACGAGAACACCGCCCGGAACTCCGGGTCCGTGGGCAGGCCCACCTCGTCCGCGCTGTCCATCAGCAGCGACACCCAGCGCCTGCGCTGCTCCTCGGTGATGTGCCGGCCGAGGTGCATGCGCGCCATGTGGTCGTGGCCGCCGCGCTCTGCGCTGTAGCGCTCGGGGCCGCCGAAGACCTCGGCGAGGAACATCGCGACGTGCCGCGGGTGTTCACCGTCCATGCCCGCGAACACCGGGGCCAGGACCGGGTCCTTGCGCACGTGCCCGTAGAAGGTCGCGGTCAGCCGCAGGAACGCCTCGTCCCCGCCGGCCCACTCGTAGATGCTCGGGGTGTCCTCGCTCACGCCCCGTCCTCCGCGTCCTGTGCGGGCCCGCCGGCCGGTGCCCCGCCGGCGGGCGCCTCGTCCGCCGGCCGGTCGGGGCCCTGGGCCCGTACGTGCCGCACGTGCTCCAGCGAGTCCCGCAGCTCCCGCAGCCAGTCGTCCGCGTGGCTCTCCACCAGCCGTACGCACCACCCCAGCGCCTCGCTCCGGCTGCGCGCCACGCCCGCCGCGATGAGGGTGTCGAGCACCTGCCGCTGCGGTTGCCGCAGCCGGGTCATCACGGGCGCGGAGACGTTCGTGAAGATCTCCCGCCGGCCGCCGCACTCGGCGCCCCAGGAGACCTTCCTGCGGTAGCGCCGTTCGGCCGCCCGCGCCACCGCCATGCGCTCCTTGCGCGTGCGCTCGCGGAACTCGGCGATGCGGCCGTCCAGCGCCGCGTCGCGCTCGGCGGGGGTCGCGTCCTTCGCGAGCCCCGCGGGCCCGGGGATCGGGCCGACGACGCAGATCTCCTCGCGGTCGACGGTGACCTCGACCGGTGAGGCGTACAGGCCGTCGGGCAGCCGCCCGGTAAGCCATCCTCGTATCTCGTCCGTGTCCTGGGATGTAATCATGTAATCGAGATTACTCCTCCTCCTTGGGGGAAGAGAACGGGCGGCCCGGCGAAATTCCCGCAAGAATCTTTGGCGGAGCATGTCGAGAACCGCCGGCCGGCCCCGACGTCTCCTGTGAGAGGCGCCCGCACCGGGTGCCGGGAACACGGGAAGTGAGAACCATGAAGTACCTGGTGATGATCTACGGTTCGCAGGCCGACTACGACGCCATGAACGGCAAGGGCTCCGAGGGCCACCCCGCCTGGACCGAGAAGGACCTGCAGGCGATGTTCGAGCACATGGGGTCGATCAACAACGACCTGGCCGAGTCCGGCGAGCTCGTCGACGGCCAGGGACTCACGGCGCCCAAGCAGGCCATCCTCGTCACCCGCGGCCCCGACGGGGCGGCCGTCGTCTCCGACGGCCCGTTCGGCGAGACCAAGGAGGTCCTCGCGGGCTACTGGGTGCTGGACTGCGCCGGCGACGAGCGCGTTACCGAGATCGCCAAGCGTGTCCACGAGTGCCCCCTCCCCGAGGGCTTCCCGTCCTCCGACATCGTGATCCGCCGGATCCAGGAAGAGCCCCAGGACAAGTGAGCGCCCCTGTCGAGGACCTGCTGCGCCACCACGCGCCGCAGGTCCTCGGCGCCCTCGTCCGCCGCTACGGCCACTTCGACGCCGCCGAGGACGCCGTGCAGGAGGCCCTGCTGGCCGCCTCCGGCCAGTGGCCGGCGCAGGGGGTGCCGGACAACCCGCGGGGCTGGCTCATCCGCGTCGCCTCCCGCCGGCTGACGGACGAGCTGCGCAGCGAGGAGGCCCGGCGCCGCCGCGAGGAGTCCGCCGCCGTGCTCACGCCCCGCGACGACTTCCGCGCGCCGCCGCCGGGGGAGGCGCGCCACCCCTCGGAGGACGACACCCTCACCCTCTTGTTCCTCTGCTGCCACCCCGTCCTCACGCAGCCGTCCCGCATCGCGCTGACGCTGCGCGCGGTCGGCGGTCTGACCACCGCGGAGATCGCCCGCGCCTTCCTGGTGCCGGAGGCGACGATGGCGCAGCGGATCAGCCGGGCGAAGAAGAACCTGAAGGACGCGGGTGCCCGCTTCCGCCGTCCCGAGCCCGGGGAGCTGCCGGGGCGCTTCACCGCGGTGCTGCACGTGCTGTACCTGATCTTCAACGAGGGCTACACCGCCACCTCCGGAGCCGCCCTGCGCCGCGCCGACCTGGCCGCCGAGGCGATCCGCCTCGCCCGCGCCGTGCACGCGCTCGTGCCGGACAGCGGCGAGGCCGCCGGGCTGCTGTCGCTGATGCTGCTCACCGACGCCCGCCGCGACGCCCGCAGCGGTCCGGGCGGCGTCCTGGTCCCGCTCGACGAGCAGGACCGCGGGCGCTGGGACCGCGCGCAGATCGAGGAGGGGGTGGCCCTCGTCAGCCGCGCCCTGACGACCAGCGCCCTCGGCCCGTACCAGGTGCAGGCCGCCATCGCCGCCGTGCACGACGAGGCGGAGCGCGCCGAGGACACCGACTGGCGGCAGATCCTCGGGCTGTACGACCTGCTGGCGAGCCTCGCGCCGAGCCCCGTCGTCAGCCTGAACCGGGCGGTGGCCGTGGCGATGGCCGACGGGCCGCGCGCCGGGCTCGACCTGCTGGACAAGCTCGCGGACGACCCGCGGCTCGCGGAGCACCACCGTCTCGACGCCGTACGGGCCCACTTGCTGGAGCTGGCGGGGGAGACGGGGGCGGCGCAGGAGGCGTACGGGCGCGCGGCGGAGCGCACGTTGAGCGTGCCCGAGCAGCGTTACCTCCAACTGCGCGCCGCCCGGCTGCGCTGACGGACGGCGCGCCGGCGGCCACAGGCCGTACGAGGTGACGGTGACGCTGGAGAACGCCGGCGACGCGAAGTTCGACCCGGTCATGACCCTGCTCATGGCCCGTGCGGGGAGGAGGGCAACGAGGCCGAGGAGATCTTCGACGGCCAGGTCGGCGGCGGCTTCGCCGGCACGCTCCTGCCCGGCAGGAAGGCCACGCAGAAGTTCGCCTTCTTCGTTCCCGGGGGCGCGAAGAACCTCGACGTCGAGGTCGTCGTGGGCGACTTCGGGAAGGAGCCCGTCACCTGGAGCCTCCCGCTCTGAGGCCCGTCCGGCCGGCGCGCCCCGTCCCCGTCCGGGAGCGCCGGTGGGACGGCCCGGCCGCTGTGGCCGCCAGGCGGTACATTGCGCTCATGTCGATACCGCCGGGCCCGCCGCCGAATCCGTACCAGCAGAACAACCCCAACCCCTACGCACAGCAGCAGCCCCAGGGCTCGGTGCCGCAGCAGTATTCCTACGCCCAGCCGACGATGCCCGCCGGTGTCCCGATCGCCGGCCAGCCCGCGGGTGGCCCGCCGGGCCAGCCGCCCGGCCAGCCCC
The Streptomyces sp. CNQ-509 DNA segment above includes these coding regions:
- a CDS encoding DMT family transporter — encoded protein: MPSQSPGPAASAPASAAAASAAPVSAPSVSAGPVPAGTAAAGVRAGRLGGVALVVTGALSTQFGAAVAALLFPRAGALGVVTLRLTLAAALLMLIFRPRVRGHSRGDWAVLCGFGVALGGMNVAIYQAIDRIPLGAAVTLEVLGPLTLSVLAGRRMASLLWAALALGGVVLLSGGGFGGLDPVGVAFALGAGCLWATYIVMSARAGARFPRADGLAMAMSVGAVISLPVGVASAGGRLVDPATLGLGLAVAVMSSGLPYALDQFALRRLPAATFALMMSLAPAIAALAGYLVLDQGLTAVQCAAIGMVIAASIGAVRTPPRPAARPEGG
- a CDS encoding group II truncated hemoglobin; the protein is MSEDTPSIYEWAGGDEAFLRLTATFYGHVRKDPVLAPVFAGMDGEHPRHVAMFLAEVFGGPERYSAERGGHDHMARMHLGRHITEEQRRRWVSLLMDSADEVGLPTDPEFRAVFSYYIEWGTRMALVYSADDPPPTAGPMPKWEWGQTPPWQPGG
- a CDS encoding winged helix DNA-binding domain-containing protein — its product is MTSPGTVLDARALGRALLHRQWLVERHQAPPLDAVEHLVALQAQSGDAPYYQLWSRLAGFTTGDLSALLTGRQAVRVVMMRGTIHLVSARDALRLRAVVQPYLDRTLPATTAGRKVPGLDPAELADAARTALAAGPLHNDELGARLAARWPDAEPNDLAYLARSLLPLVQVPPRGVWGASGGLVYAHADQWLGAPSATDPAADETVLRYLAAYGPASVADVQKWLSLTRLKPVFDRLRPRLVTYRDTAGRELFDLAGTELPDPASPVPPLLLGPFDNVLLAHADRTRIIDKADERRVFTVNGIVRGTMLLDGRVAGVWQPELKRTSAAVELRPFTALSGADKDQLAAAAADLLAFAAPEAEKTEVRFAAPA
- a CDS encoding YciI family protein, producing the protein MKYLVMIYGSQADYDAMNGKGSEGHPAWTEKDLQAMFEHMGSINNDLAESGELVDGQGLTAPKQAILVTRGPDGAAVVSDGPFGETKEVLAGYWVLDCAGDERVTEIAKRVHECPLPEGFPSSDIVIRRIQEEPQDK
- a CDS encoding peptidoglycan-binding protein, with protein sequence MRPGPVYVSRRTALKAGAGAVLVAGGGGALLLGGSAAADGGTSLRRTADDPSYVIGTGDWGARPPSGTVSVSSGTTTKIVVHHTAFPNTTDYSYEAAVFMARKIQDLHMDDNGWIDSGQHFTISRGGYVLEGRHGSLEALADGGHQVVSAHAVGENRRAIGIENDGHYVNDTPTPALVFSLQRLCVTIGTQYGFGADRIFGHWDFNDTQCPGALFYREFPALRRQVAQVLGQGPDEIPERTWPDTYTSSKGGTVEMAQRLLRAYGYELKADGVYGPATLEAVHTFQRTMGLPTADDGTLDNATWEALTVPVSTGHSGEAVLAVQQMLVRKLHLAKATGKYNGPTTKAVAEMQELHGLPATGAMDVATWCATAGGIVREEFMTA
- a CDS encoding 1-aminocyclopropane-1-carboxylate deaminase/D-cysteine desulfhydrase — its product is MYAPEPAGPAAPPPDDQPPDDQPPAGPPSGGRLAALGPRLPSPLEEIADDRLAARGVRLLLKRDDLIHPALPGNKWRKLAPNLEGRAAGSPAGDGRPLLTFGGAYSNHLRATAAAGRLLGIRTVGVVRGAELADRPLNGSLARAAADGMRLHFVPRATYRRRADPAYHAELRADFGDFQLIPEGGSNAAAVRGCTALGRELAGAAQTAVVACGTGGTLAGLAAGLPAGVRAIGIPVLKGGFLGADVERLQTAAFGGRRGDWHLADGFHFGGFARRTPELDAFAADFAARHDLVPEPVYVAKMLYAVVALAAEGAFPRGSAVAAVVTG
- a CDS encoding RNA polymerase sigma factor, producing the protein MSAPVEDLLRHHAPQVLGALVRRYGHFDAAEDAVQEALLAASGQWPAQGVPDNPRGWLIRVASRRLTDELRSEEARRRREESAAVLTPRDDFRAPPPGEARHPSEDDTLTLLFLCCHPVLTQPSRIALTLRAVGGLTTAEIARAFLVPEATMAQRISRAKKNLKDAGARFRRPEPGELPGRFTAVLHVLYLIFNEGYTATSGAALRRADLAAEAIRLARAVHALVPDSGEAAGLLSLMLLTDARRDARSGPGGVLVPLDEQDRGRWDRAQIEEGVALVSRALTTSALGPYQVQAAIAAVHDEAERAEDTDWRQILGLYDLLASLAPSPVVSLNRAVAVAMADGPRAGLDLLDKLADDPRLAEHHRLDAVRAHLLELAGETGAAQEAYGRAAERTLSVPEQRYLQLRAARLR